A single Danio rerio strain Tuebingen ecotype United States chromosome 17, GRCz12tu, whole genome shotgun sequence DNA region contains:
- the LOC141378388 gene encoding uncharacterized protein, producing MTLLIKFILALSICSTFWIQGSPLSDKVVQSPPDMIILSSLSESPVLQCSHRDSSYDRILWYKQLQNKQFIFLGYLLGSSHHLEPGFINKYTFAGNGNTNANLTIKKLEFNDTATYFCAASTQCHTCGAPPLQILQTLLRDLLSKHLLKCDVTSCVCYLRSLQTATLGSFNMFRVLVVVLASVFWQPGPVSSSKVHQSPPDVLLKFNSTLDLKCSHSDTNYNTILWYQQLTASSELKLIGYLYYKSVTIETEFKELFEVSGDGEKEAHLHFLKLRQAQDDGMYFCAARAQH from the exons ATGACTCTACTTATCAAATTCATTCTTGCTCTTTCAATTTGTTCCACCTTCTGGATTCAAG gtTCCCCCCTCAGTGATAAAGTTGTTCAGAGTCCCCCTGACATGATTATTTTATCGAGTCTAAGCGAGTCTCCAGTGCTTCAGTGCTCCCATAGAGACTCAAGCTATGACCGTATCCTGTGGTATAAACAGCTCCAGaacaaacagtttatttttctgGGATATCTCCTTGGTTCATCGCATCACTTAGAGCCGGGTTTTATAAATAAGTACACATTCGCTGGAAATGGAAATACAAATGCTAACTTAACTATTAAGAAGCTTGAGTTTAATGATACTGCCACATATTTCTGCGCTGCATCTACACAGTGCCACACATGTGGTGCACCCCCTCTACAAATACTGCAGACATTATTACGTGATTTACTGTCCAAACATCTGCTTAAGTGTGATGTCACATCCTGTGTTTGCTACCTCAGAAGTCTTCAGACTGCCACTCTGGGCTCATTCAACATGTTCAGAGTTTTGGTCGTGGTTCTTGCGTCTGTATTCTGGCAACCTG GACCTGTTAGTAGCAGTAAAGTTCACCAAAGTCCTCCTGATGTTCTGTTGAAATTCAATAGCACATTGGATCTCAAGTGCAGCCACAGCGATACTAACTATAACACAATTTTGTGGTACCAGCAGCTGACTGCCTCTTCAGAACTGAAGCTCATTggatatttgtattataaaagtgTAACTATCGAAACTGAATTTAAAGAGCTCTTTGAGGTGAGTGGAGATGGAGAGAAAGAAGCTCATCTCCACTTTCTTAAATTAAGGCAAGCTCAAGACGACGGCATGTACTTCTGTGCTGCCCGAGCACAGCACTAA